The Spirulina subsalsa PCC 9445 region ACCCGATAGAGCCAAGACTTTGAGGATAAAGATTAAGGGACTGTTCATAGGGGGGGGGAAACTGAGGAGTGGAAGCTAAGTCTACTCCCCAAGTTTAACCAATGCGCTCTGAGACTAGATAGGGTCTGCTGAATATCCATCTAATCACTGTTAGTAGGGCTTTCGATTGGGAGCGAGAAAGTGCAAGGTTTTAGGGATAAATCATCAAAAAGGCTTGCCTTTTTCCGATTCCCCCTGTTTCCTGTTCCCCGTTCCCTGTTCCCCACCCAGAGTAGAGTTATTCAGCAAGCCCTAGATATCTAGGATTCCTGCATAAATTGCAGCCACCAGAATATTGACTCCGAGGAGAAGACCAGCCCAGAGAACACGGAAGGTGTAGGGGGGTTTGCCATTGGGAACGGGACGATCTGTCATGAGTTTTGCTCCGTATTTTAATGTTGACGTTATATTAAGAAGTAACCAAAATCTATCATAATTAACCCGCTTTTTAACCTCTTTTGATGGATATTTATTTCATTCGTCATGGGATTGCAGGCGATCGCACCCTCTACCGGACTGATCAGGAACGCCCCTTAACAGACCTCGGCATCAAAAAAACCCGTAAAGTCGCCCAACGGATTCGATCTGTGGGAATACAGGTTGATCTCATCTTAACTAGCCCCCTTCTGCGAGCCAAACAAACGGCCGAACTGTTACAACAAGAGGGTTTAGGTCAACAAGTCCAAGAATTTGCGCCCCTCGCTCCCGAAGGCGATATTAACCTGTGGGTGAACTGGTATAGTGTCAATTCTCATTATCAGGCGATCGCCCTCGTTGGGCATCAGCCCGATTTAGGCAACTGGGCCGAACAGATCATCTGGGGAAGCCATCACGAAAAACTGATTGTTAAAAAAGCAGGTATAATAGGCGTTCATCTTTCCAGCCCTGGATCCCCCCTCGGTCAAGGTGAACTATTTGGCTTGATCCCCCCCAAATGGTTTTTATAGTTTTTGGATACCCCTCAGCCAATTCGACCTAAAAACGGTAAAACCAGATAAATTTAGCCCAAACTTTACCCTATTAACCTATTCTTAAGGTGTAACGCAACCTTACACCCTCTTACTTCTGTTCTTAATCAGCCCTTCCCCACCCCTCCCAGCAAAATCCTAAGCTATTCCGTAAAAATCGAGACTCTTCAAACTTTTGCTGTAAGTTAACGTCATATCTTCCAGATCGAGTTGAGCCTTGTTTAAGAAGGCCCATGACAAGAGAGGACAGATATTTCCCTCTAGCTACGAGAAGAGACATGACAGCAGTTTGCGAATATATTCCTGGCCTAGAGAATATCCCAGTTGCCGAATCTGCCATCAGCTATGTTGATGGACAAAAGGG contains the following coding sequences:
- the psaX gene encoding photosystem I protein PsaX; the protein is MTDRPVPNGKPPYTFRVLWAGLLLGVNILVAAIYAGILDI
- the sixA gene encoding phosphohistidine phosphatase SixA, which encodes MDIYFIRHGIAGDRTLYRTDQERPLTDLGIKKTRKVAQRIRSVGIQVDLILTSPLLRAKQTAELLQQEGLGQQVQEFAPLAPEGDINLWVNWYSVNSHYQAIALVGHQPDLGNWAEQIIWGSHHEKLIVKKAGIIGVHLSSPGSPLGQGELFGLIPPKWFL